A single Bacillus sp. OxB-1 DNA region contains:
- a CDS encoding fatty acid--CoA ligase, with product MYATVGKIFDLTVQKYPDREAIVDLRKGIRWTYGEWGMEVNRLANAFADAGVGKGDRVSAFLFNTSELASTLFAAAKIGAVFNPINFRLKPKELAYILKDAEPKILLFEGALEETVTAIRGDFPDIQFWFIDDHPPAYAESFGKKVRNAASAPPDVDVDENDLYAIMYTSGTTGHPKGVMHRHRAMAEQSLICITALKCSRNDRGLVIAPMFHCAELHCNIIPRVQSGAANIIMHQFNPKEALRVIEEEKITILFAAPTMWNMMLQEDVSAFDVRSLRRGLYGAAPMAPVLVKELQRVLNIDLVQAYGQTEMGPAITFLTEEDQISKAGSAGQACHNHEIRVVRPSEDGPADPDAILPPGEVGEIIVQGPCMMIGYFNRSEATEDALAHGWYHSGDLGYFDQDGYLFVADRVDDMVISGGENIYPREVEDILYEHEAVLDVAVLGVPDEKWGERVMAVVVSKDPGLTADELEDFCKNHEGLAGYKRPRSYSFVDALPRNASGKIQKFLLREQLVQSVK from the coding sequence TTGTATGCAACGGTAGGAAAGATTTTTGATTTGACGGTGCAGAAATATCCTGACAGGGAAGCGATTGTCGACTTGCGAAAGGGAATCAGATGGACGTACGGAGAATGGGGGATGGAGGTGAATCGATTGGCGAACGCATTTGCGGATGCCGGCGTTGGGAAGGGCGATCGGGTGTCTGCCTTCCTCTTCAACACAAGTGAATTGGCTTCCACTTTATTTGCCGCAGCCAAAATCGGAGCAGTTTTCAATCCGATCAATTTTCGATTGAAACCGAAAGAATTGGCGTATATTTTAAAAGATGCTGAGCCGAAAATCCTTTTATTCGAGGGAGCCTTGGAAGAGACTGTGACCGCCATCCGTGGCGATTTTCCGGACATCCAATTTTGGTTCATCGATGACCACCCCCCGGCTTACGCGGAGAGTTTCGGGAAGAAGGTCCGGAACGCTGCCAGTGCACCACCCGATGTCGATGTCGACGAAAACGACTTGTATGCCATCATGTATACTAGTGGAACGACCGGGCATCCGAAAGGGGTCATGCATCGCCATCGTGCCATGGCGGAACAGAGCTTGATTTGCATCACGGCGCTGAAATGCTCGAGAAACGATCGCGGCTTGGTCATTGCCCCGATGTTCCACTGTGCCGAGCTGCATTGCAATATCATTCCCCGTGTCCAATCGGGTGCGGCGAATATCATCATGCACCAATTTAACCCGAAAGAGGCGCTGCGTGTGATTGAGGAGGAGAAAATCACCATCCTATTCGCCGCACCGACGATGTGGAATATGATGCTGCAAGAGGATGTCTCTGCATTCGATGTCCGTTCATTGCGCCGCGGACTGTACGGTGCTGCCCCGATGGCTCCTGTTTTAGTGAAGGAACTCCAGCGTGTCTTGAACATCGATCTCGTCCAGGCTTATGGACAAACCGAAATGGGACCGGCTATCACATTCCTGACGGAAGAGGACCAGATATCGAAGGCAGGGTCTGCTGGCCAAGCTTGTCATAATCACGAGATCCGGGTCGTCCGTCCCTCGGAAGACGGGCCTGCGGATCCCGATGCCATCTTGCCGCCAGGAGAGGTGGGGGAAATCATCGTTCAAGGACCTTGTATGATGATCGGCTACTTCAACCGCAGCGAGGCGACCGAAGATGCGTTGGCCCATGGCTGGTATCATTCGGGTGACTTAGGATATTTCGATCAAGACGGCTATCTTTTTGTCGCCGACCGGGTTGATGATATGGTGATCAGCGGCGGGGAAAACATTTATCCGCGGGAAGTCGAAGATATTCTTTATGAGCATGAAGCGGTTCTCGATGTAGCCGTTCTGGGGGTGCCTGATGAGAAATGGGGCGAGCGTGTCATGGCGGTCGTCGTCAGCAAAGATCCGGGACTGACTGCGGACGAGTTGGAGGACTTTTGTAAGAATCACGAAGGTCTTGCCGGCTATAAACGCCCACGATCTTATTCGTTCGTCGATGCGTTGCCGCGCAATGCCAGTGGGAAAATCCAGAAGTTCCTGTTGCGCGAGCAATTGGTCCAATCCGTGAAGTAG
- a CDS encoding Ger(x)C family spore germination protein, whose product MKRLKLYFGLLLILFILSGCWDKNELEERGYVVVLGIDKNKEDHMVDVTFQIENPQVGSTSVAMAQNEPPSDIITITATDILSAKELANSIVSREIDLSQLQTIVIGEEFAKTDYFHHIIASSLRDPEVRRKMVMIVSKEEAREFINHNHSLLETRPHKYYAFMSDRWKGTGFVPVSDLNRYLQRTSSALFLAIYATSEREERYRENSDNYKAGQVPQKEGDPVQMIGSAVLKEGKMIGVLTGEETRLALLLREKSLARHYIDTFTDPKKEDLRISVRVLKEVHTKVEIDVDKEHPEVHVTIPLKVQVLSIPSTIDYAGNEKNQKLLKNEIRKNLEEKTASLIKKTQEEYGAEPFVWYEVVRRKFWTMKEFENYNWQERYKNADVQLDFEITIESFGSQLKPHKIKKK is encoded by the coding sequence ATGAAACGGCTTAAACTGTATTTCGGGTTGCTACTGATTTTATTCATCCTATCCGGGTGCTGGGATAAAAACGAGTTGGAGGAAAGAGGATATGTTGTCGTATTAGGTATAGACAAAAACAAAGAAGATCATATGGTTGACGTCACTTTTCAAATTGAAAATCCGCAAGTTGGATCCACAAGCGTGGCTATGGCACAAAATGAGCCTCCTAGTGACATCATAACGATTACAGCGACAGATATTTTATCCGCAAAAGAATTGGCAAATAGTATTGTTTCAAGGGAAATTGACCTTTCACAGTTACAGACCATCGTTATAGGAGAGGAATTTGCGAAAACCGATTATTTCCATCACATCATCGCCTCTTCTTTACGCGACCCAGAAGTTCGTCGAAAAATGGTGATGATTGTCAGCAAAGAAGAAGCGCGGGAGTTTATTAATCACAATCATTCCCTGTTGGAAACACGCCCGCATAAGTATTATGCCTTTATGAGTGACAGATGGAAGGGTACCGGTTTTGTTCCGGTATCCGATTTAAACCGTTATTTACAGCGAACATCAAGCGCCTTATTTCTAGCTATTTACGCAACTTCGGAAAGAGAGGAAAGGTATCGAGAAAACTCCGATAATTATAAAGCAGGACAAGTTCCTCAAAAAGAGGGAGATCCTGTTCAAATGATCGGTTCCGCTGTGTTAAAAGAAGGTAAAATGATTGGTGTTTTAACCGGAGAGGAAACAAGACTTGCCCTTCTGCTTAGGGAAAAAAGTCTGGCCCGCCATTATATCGATACTTTTACAGATCCTAAAAAGGAGGACCTTAGAATTTCAGTCAGAGTATTAAAGGAAGTTCATACTAAAGTGGAGATAGATGTGGACAAAGAACATCCAGAAGTACATGTCACGATCCCTTTGAAGGTTCAAGTTCTTTCTATTCCAAGTACAATCGATTATGCGGGAAATGAAAAAAATCAAAAACTTTTAAAAAATGAGATTCGAAAAAATTTGGAGGAAAAAACAGCAAGCCTGATAAAAAAAACACAAGAAGAATATGGGGCAGAACCTTTCGTCTGGTATGAAGTGGTGCGACGTAAGTTTTGGACAATGAAGGAGTTTGAAAATTACAATTGGCAGGAAAGATACAAGAATGCTGACGTCCAGTTGGATTTCGAAATTACAATTGAAAGCTTCGGCAGCCAATTAAAGCCTCACAAAATAAAAAAGAAGTAA
- a CDS encoding GerAB/ArcD/ProY family transporter: protein MYGLFIGLKSTMFNFNKIKKFLLIFRYFKENKHLATVINSRSSADVFNTMFYPKTPIPYLYIMLIGASFYIAKRGLENIGRTAWLFTPIFLVLMFALIVFIWEDISFNRIFPIAGPGLGTILKESVVHSSIYGESILLVALYPFIQTHKDMRMGALFGWGFSVISLALFMIIYVAVFDYPASQNIAYPFQQLSRMATIGTISHLESIYLAIATVASAVHFSIYLYLSAFFLSKMLQLKEFEPLLLPLAGLTVLFGMITPNIFVGNTLREALVQSSSIILLLFPFILWIVDRRKGRSKNETA from the coding sequence ATGTACGGATTATTCATCGGCCTAAAGTCCACGATGTTTAATTTTAATAAAATTAAAAAATTTTTGTTAATCTTTAGATACTTTAAAGAGAACAAGCACCTTGCAACGGTGATCAATAGTAGAAGCTCTGCGGACGTTTTCAACACGATGTTCTACCCTAAAACGCCTATTCCCTATCTCTATATCATGCTAATCGGAGCAAGTTTTTACATAGCAAAGCGTGGTTTGGAGAATATCGGTAGAACTGCCTGGCTTTTCACACCCATATTTTTAGTATTGATGTTTGCCCTTATCGTTTTTATTTGGGAAGATATTTCATTTAACCGCATTTTTCCGATTGCTGGGCCGGGCTTGGGAACAATTCTAAAAGAAAGCGTAGTCCATAGTTCCATCTATGGAGAGAGTATATTACTTGTTGCCCTCTATCCTTTTATCCAAACGCATAAAGATATGCGCATGGGCGCTTTATTTGGATGGGGTTTCTCCGTCATCTCACTTGCATTATTCATGATAATATACGTTGCAGTTTTTGATTATCCTGCAAGTCAAAATATTGCTTACCCTTTTCAGCAATTAAGTCGAATGGCTACAATCGGAACCATTAGTCATCTTGAATCCATTTATTTGGCCATTGCAACGGTTGCTTCTGCTGTGCATTTTTCGATTTACTTGTATTTGTCGGCATTTTTCCTATCGAAAATGCTGCAGTTAAAAGAATTCGAACCGCTGCTGTTGCCGTTGGCCGGGCTCACGGTTCTGTTCGGAATGATAACACCGAACATTTTTGTCGGAAACACACTAAGGGAAGCTTTAGTCCAATCCAGCTCCATCATACTTCTGCTTTTCCCCTTCATTTTATGGATAGTGGATCGTCGGAAGGGAAGGTCAAAAAATGAAACGGCTTAA
- a CDS encoding methyl-accepting chemotaxis protein yields the protein MNSLLTVVNGSAENVRGTSSNLSAISEATSESSSEVAKAIGEIAGGAVRSAEDAETVTEKADLLGVQINEITERASSMTEIAKKADNMNTNGQGQMQQLKHSFADWEADLQTMTNAISHLGSKVNAIGGVMETITEISSQTNLLALNASIEAARAGEHGKGFAVVADEVRKLAEQSARSTDQVKATILELQAESKSVTEKMTETIDNFNRQGRVVTETELTFDEISTLMKTMQHSIEGVYDQIQSVSSYKDEVAQTIQTMAATAQETAAACEEVSASTEEQLSAIQSVTETAEKLSLLSEDLSKAIERFRISENGMG from the coding sequence ATGAACAGCCTTTTGACGGTTGTCAATGGATCAGCAGAAAATGTACGCGGCACATCCAGTAATCTGAGCGCAATTTCGGAAGCGACTAGTGAATCGAGTTCGGAGGTTGCCAAGGCAATAGGAGAAATTGCAGGAGGCGCAGTCAGATCGGCAGAAGATGCGGAAACGGTAACGGAAAAAGCCGATCTGCTTGGAGTGCAGATCAACGAAATTACTGAAAGAGCCAGTTCGATGACCGAGATTGCAAAAAAAGCCGACAATATGAACACGAACGGCCAAGGCCAGATGCAGCAACTGAAGCATTCCTTCGCAGATTGGGAAGCCGATTTACAAACGATGACGAATGCGATCAGTCATCTGGGAAGTAAAGTGAATGCAATCGGCGGTGTCATGGAAACCATTACCGAAATTTCTTCGCAGACCAATCTTCTTGCGTTGAATGCAAGCATTGAAGCGGCCCGGGCAGGGGAGCATGGGAAAGGGTTCGCGGTCGTTGCGGATGAAGTCCGGAAACTCGCCGAACAATCCGCCCGTTCGACAGATCAAGTAAAAGCAACTATCCTTGAATTGCAAGCCGAGTCGAAGTCCGTGACCGAGAAAATGACGGAAACCATCGACAATTTCAATCGACAAGGACGTGTCGTCACGGAGACGGAGCTCACTTTCGATGAAATATCCACTTTGATGAAAACGATGCAACATTCCATCGAAGGGGTCTACGATCAAATTCAAAGCGTGTCGTCTTATAAAGACGAAGTGGCTCAGACGATTCAGACGATGGCGGCAACAGCCCAGGAAACCGCTGCCGCCTGTGAAGAGGTTAGCGCTTCGACAGAGGAACAACTTTCAGCGATTCAATCCGTGACGGAAACCGCTGAAAAGCTATCGCTGCTTAGTGAGGACTTAAGCAAAGCAATCGAACGATTTCGCATTTCGGAAAACGGAATGGGATAA
- the msrA gene encoding peptide-methionine (S)-S-oxide reductase MsrA, protein MKEKAAFAGGCFWCMVKPFKEWDGIKDVVSGYMGGQLENPTYEDVKKGDTGHLEVVEITYDPEIFSYEQLLDVFWQQIDPTDAGGQFHDRGESYTTAIFYYTDEQKDLAERSKAKLAASGKFQKPIVTEIRPAEPFYPAEEYHQDYYLKETEHYAEDRAQSGRDEFLSKHWS, encoded by the coding sequence ATGAAAGAAAAAGCGGCATTTGCGGGCGGCTGCTTCTGGTGCATGGTCAAACCGTTCAAAGAATGGGACGGCATCAAAGACGTCGTTTCGGGATATATGGGTGGACAACTGGAAAATCCAACTTATGAAGATGTCAAAAAAGGGGATACCGGCCATTTGGAAGTGGTCGAGATTACATACGATCCGGAAATCTTCTCCTACGAACAGCTTCTCGATGTGTTTTGGCAACAAATCGACCCGACCGATGCGGGCGGCCAATTCCACGATCGGGGCGAATCCTATACGACGGCTATTTTTTATTACACGGACGAGCAAAAAGATCTAGCGGAACGTTCCAAAGCGAAGCTGGCAGCTAGCGGAAAGTTCCAGAAGCCGATTGTGACAGAAATCCGGCCGGCGGAACCATTCTATCCGGCGGAAGAATACCACCAGGATTATTATTTGAAGGAAACAGAGCATTATGCAGAAGATCGGGCGCAATCTGGACGGGATGAGTTCCTATCCAAGCATTGGAGCTAA
- a CDS encoding LCP family protein, whose protein sequence is MEDHYVEPMPRRRRKKRLRVGRVLFTVLTLCFLGVGAYSYFQYNAGKSLTSGNVINPGDFKGDAADPKNPSVENYLLLGTDDDGGGKSRTDTMMVLSWDKSEQKIRVISFMRDIYADIPGYKSYKLNTAYYLKGVQGTKDTISGMFGVPIHHYAAVDFDNFESIVDIAFPNGVEIDVKKEMSEKIGVTLTPGKKRLNGKELLGYARFRADAEGDFGRVGRQQEIISAMKEEAMSPGMLLHVPKLAGALSGYIKTDLTTKEELSRAATLLMNKGADVETMTVPVEGSYSFANYSHAGSVIEVDVEMNREAISKFLGMKLD, encoded by the coding sequence ATGGAAGATCATTATGTAGAGCCTATGCCTAGAAGGCGAAGAAAAAAAAGATTGCGGGTCGGCCGCGTACTATTCACCGTATTGACCCTTTGTTTTTTAGGTGTCGGAGCCTATTCCTATTTCCAATATAACGCCGGGAAATCATTGACGAGCGGAAATGTCATCAACCCGGGCGATTTCAAGGGGGATGCCGCGGACCCCAAGAATCCCAGCGTGGAGAACTATCTGTTACTTGGAACGGACGATGACGGAGGCGGAAAATCCCGTACCGATACGATGATGGTCTTGTCTTGGGATAAAAGCGAGCAGAAAATTCGGGTCATCTCTTTCATGCGTGATATCTATGCGGATATTCCCGGCTATAAATCGTATAAATTGAATACAGCGTATTACTTGAAGGGAGTACAAGGGACGAAAGACACGATCTCCGGAATGTTCGGTGTCCCGATTCATCATTATGCCGCAGTGGACTTCGACAATTTCGAGTCTATCGTCGATATCGCATTCCCGAATGGCGTGGAAATTGACGTAAAAAAAGAGATGTCCGAAAAAATCGGGGTCACTTTGACGCCGGGCAAGAAACGGTTGAACGGCAAGGAATTATTGGGCTATGCACGATTCCGGGCGGATGCGGAAGGAGATTTCGGGCGGGTCGGCAGACAGCAGGAAATCATCTCCGCGATGAAGGAAGAGGCGATGAGTCCAGGCATGCTGCTGCATGTGCCGAAACTGGCCGGCGCTTTATCGGGCTATATTAAAACGGATCTTACAACAAAAGAGGAACTATCCCGCGCGGCCACTCTCCTCATGAACAAGGGGGCGGACGTCGAAACGATGACGGTGCCAGTGGAAGGCTCCTATTCATTCGCCAACTATTCACATGCGGGCTCCGTCATCGAAGTTGATGTGGAGATGAATCGGGAAGCGATTTCGAAATTCCTCGGCATGAAGCTGGATTAG
- a CDS encoding AI-2E family transporter, with the protein MDEKKPVQAGSEKREGKLSNVIRFLGGQTTLFVLVSILLIGLIILVYQHISFIFYPIKVFFSTVVLPVILATIAYYLLRPILRLLEKAKVKRVWGILILFVGMVGLITLLIFLVFPFLRTQFHNLVEDFPTYFRQLLINIDDFFKTSIFASYYNELNINVNSLFDSGLGNVGKMFADMVGGIANGVSTFLSALTGFILAIVTVPFILFYLLKDGEKLPKVILKMLPPRMRDDAEVIFHDADHQISAYIQGQILVSICIGIMVSIGFLIIGMDYALLLGTLAMFTSVVPYLGPIIAITPAVIIAIVTSPIMLLKLAIVWTIVQLVDGKFISPQIMGKTLRIHPITIIFVLLTSGSLFGVAGVILAIPGYAVLKVVLSHLFNLFKLRYNKFESNEELYYEKSE; encoded by the coding sequence ATGGACGAAAAAAAGCCAGTGCAAGCGGGGAGTGAAAAGAGGGAGGGGAAGCTGTCGAATGTCATCCGGTTTCTCGGGGGGCAGACGACGCTTTTCGTTCTCGTTTCCATATTATTAATCGGTTTGATCATCCTCGTGTACCAACATATATCCTTTATTTTTTACCCGATCAAAGTATTCTTCTCGACCGTCGTCCTGCCTGTCATTTTAGCGACGATCGCCTATTATTTGCTGCGTCCGATCTTAAGGCTGTTGGAAAAGGCGAAGGTGAAACGGGTGTGGGGGATTTTGATCCTTTTCGTCGGGATGGTCGGTTTGATTACATTGCTGATTTTCCTCGTCTTCCCATTTTTACGAACCCAGTTCCACAATTTGGTCGAAGATTTTCCGACCTATTTCAGGCAGTTGCTGATCAATATCGATGACTTTTTCAAGACTTCGATTTTCGCCTCTTATTATAATGAATTGAATATCAATGTGAATTCCCTGTTTGACTCGGGTCTTGGCAATGTAGGCAAGATGTTTGCGGATATGGTGGGCGGCATTGCTAACGGGGTGAGCACCTTCCTTTCAGCGTTGACAGGATTCATCTTAGCCATCGTGACGGTGCCGTTCATCCTGTTTTATCTATTGAAGGACGGCGAAAAATTGCCGAAAGTCATTTTGAAAATGCTGCCGCCTCGCATGCGCGATGATGCCGAGGTCATTTTTCACGATGCGGACCATCAGATCAGCGCATATATCCAAGGGCAAATCCTCGTCTCTATCTGTATCGGAATCATGGTATCGATCGGGTTCTTGATCATTGGGATGGATTATGCCTTATTGCTGGGGACGTTGGCGATGTTTACGAGTGTCGTCCCGTATTTGGGGCCGATCATCGCGATTACACCAGCAGTCATCATTGCCATTGTTACGTCGCCGATCATGCTTTTGAAACTGGCAATTGTTTGGACTATTGTCCAGTTGGTCGATGGGAAATTCATTTCACCGCAAATCATGGGGAAAACGTTGCGAATTCATCCGATCACCATCATTTTTGTCTTGTTGACATCGGGTTCCTTATTCGGTGTAGCAGGCGTTATTCTCGCCATACCGGGATATGCCGTGCTGAAAGTCGTATTGTCCCATCTATTTAACCTATTTAAGCTGCGTTACAATAAATTTGAGTCGAATGAAGAGCTCTATTATGAAAAGTCGGAATAG
- a CDS encoding DUF4097 family beta strand repeat-containing protein, with protein sequence MRSKLIIVIVVLIAGVFGVRYAIHSLFGFDKSVVMMDPFERLQVSGANAVVEIRPSKDDTATIEVVGKKGQRKGLVKAQIEDGMLTVKLKDKKIWGFLPFGYKPVTVVIEVPEKRYESFQAKSDNGKISVKQLQISALDVETDNGKIAVTDVEADVVHAETDNGLIELEQVDGEITAKTDTGMISLKTPDLDRSIDLKTDVGKISVQTKKEPTNATIIAETDVGSINVFGSKNSKTVYGDGENLVKLKTDVGAIIVQ encoded by the coding sequence ATGCGGAGTAAGCTGATTATCGTCATTGTGGTTTTGATTGCGGGGGTGTTCGGGGTCCGGTATGCAATCCATTCATTATTCGGCTTTGATAAATCCGTTGTGATGATGGATCCATTTGAGCGGCTCCAGGTGAGTGGGGCGAATGCAGTCGTGGAGATCCGGCCGTCGAAAGATGATACGGCGACGATTGAAGTTGTCGGTAAAAAGGGACAGCGCAAAGGTTTGGTGAAAGCCCAAATAGAAGATGGCATGTTGACAGTCAAGTTGAAGGACAAGAAAATATGGGGGTTCCTCCCATTCGGTTACAAGCCTGTGACGGTCGTGATCGAAGTGCCCGAAAAGCGGTATGAGTCGTTCCAAGCGAAAAGCGATAACGGCAAGATTTCAGTCAAGCAGCTTCAGATAAGTGCGTTGGATGTGGAAACCGATAACGGAAAAATCGCCGTAACAGATGTGGAGGCAGACGTCGTGCACGCAGAAACCGATAATGGGCTGATCGAACTCGAGCAGGTGGATGGCGAAATTACAGCGAAGACGGATACCGGGATGATTTCACTGAAGACACCCGATTTGGACCGATCGATCGATTTGAAGACTGATGTTGGCAAAATTTCCGTCCAGACGAAAAAAGAACCGACGAACGCGACGATCATAGCTGAAACAGACGTCGGCTCCATAAATGTCTTCGGCTCAAAAAACAGCAAGACTGTCTATGGAGACGGGGAGAACTTGGTCAAACTGAAAACAGACGTCGGGGCCATCATCGTCCAATGA